A single window of uncultured Pseudodesulfovibrio sp. DNA harbors:
- a CDS encoding protein kinase: MWSALENVALRESLPSPLKPAQSIHDILIAGQLNRGRYNLHHLGRRRSQPYLLKQFYSIDTNAFLRWQNEARFIPLPPTEGYAWPCEEWRGGLIAPFHEGIPLDEWLAQGEHPMQARLEVATMLAAQLARLHASGIAHRSLSPACIRIEKKGIIITDFGSARCEQWDDFWTDSSMSPTDATCASPESLKGEECGYSEDIYAFGAILYLLLSGKTAFNSIKLMLRPLFPGQIPPDKLSTKADVPDQIQALASACLSLAPSDRPNMDKIARQMSHTCPHLTLDKKTISIPTDNASTKDKKKILVFVSDDNRSVPIFDTILKLAHAEPSVFLFIGMIPCNLPSGHTERFTGNLFKKISQGLLRCRAASLVWSLRILSSADPEKTAVEFARQYRPDLILLGETGRENKRTIRRGFHTHLAAENIRIHSVR, encoded by the coding sequence ATGTGGAGCGCACTGGAAAACGTTGCTCTTCGAGAGAGCCTTCCTTCTCCGCTCAAACCGGCGCAATCCATCCATGACATCCTCATAGCCGGACAATTGAACCGTGGCAGATACAACCTGCATCACCTCGGCAGACGCCGTTCCCAACCATACCTTCTCAAACAATTCTACAGCATCGACACAAACGCTTTCCTGCGTTGGCAAAATGAAGCCCGATTCATTCCCCTGCCTCCGACAGAAGGCTACGCATGGCCCTGTGAAGAATGGCGCGGCGGATTGATCGCCCCATTCCATGAAGGAATCCCCCTTGATGAATGGCTTGCTCAAGGCGAACACCCCATGCAGGCACGGCTTGAAGTCGCGACCATGCTGGCAGCACAATTGGCACGCCTCCACGCTTCAGGCATCGCACACAGAAGCCTTTCTCCCGCATGTATCCGTATCGAAAAAAAAGGAATTATCATTACGGATTTTGGCTCCGCCCGATGTGAACAGTGGGATGATTTCTGGACGGATTCGAGCATGAGTCCGACCGACGCGACCTGTGCTTCACCTGAATCACTCAAGGGCGAAGAATGCGGTTATAGTGAAGACATCTACGCTTTTGGCGCTATCCTTTATCTCCTGCTCTCGGGCAAAACAGCATTCAATTCCATCAAACTCATGCTGCGCCCGCTCTTTCCGGGACAGATTCCGCCAGACAAACTCTCCACAAAGGCTGACGTTCCTGATCAGATTCAAGCTCTTGCATCAGCTTGCTTGTCTCTCGCTCCGTCAGACAGACCGAATATGGATAAAATCGCCAGACAAATGTCGCACACTTGTCCTCACCTTACGTTGGACAAAAAAACGATTTCCATCCCTACAGACAATGCTTCGACCAAAGACAAAAAAAAGATTTTAGTCTTCGTGAGTGATGACAACCGATCCGTACCGATCTTCGATACAATCTTGAAATTGGCTCATGCTGAACCATCCGTTTTTCTCTTTATCGGGATGATTCCATGCAACCTTCCCAGCGGACACACCGAACGCTTCACGGGGAATCTCTTCAAAAAAATAAGCCAAGGTTTACTCCGATGCAGGGCAGCTTCTCTCGTCTGGAGTCTGCGCATACTCTCAAGCGCTGACCCGGAAAAAACAGCAGTGGAATTTGCCCGACAATACCGACCAGATCTAATCCTCCTCGGCGAAACAGGAAGAGAAAACAAGCGAACTATACGGCGCGGCTTTCATACACATCTTGCCGCAGAAAACATTCGTATTCACTCTGTTCGATAA
- a CDS encoding DUF3089 domain-containing protein produces the protein MRIIHTLALLTLLCFCCTTAAWAVNNTIKAANDVTNEIPACPDYKNGDSWAAQPPAPTKAVDVFYVYPTIYSDTAPKNMDVFNEKLRSDVQGLLKAQAGVYSGSANLFAPYYRQVSFACLDPDADMTLNQYFRIGADDVHRAFDYYMSFLNQGRPFILAGHSQGSIVLLDLLRDRFHDKQLQKQLVAAYLIGYSVTDQDLKDYPWIKPARKANDTGVVISWNTQAPGATGSPVLRSGAICINPLNWVTDGTPANKSLNLGAVFFNDFKGTIKREVPHYTGAQVDPKNGALVTTPPEKMNIGNFPKGVLHKFDYAFWFRNLEQNVQDRISAYLQQ, from the coding sequence ATGAGAATCATTCATACACTTGCACTCCTGACCCTGCTTTGCTTCTGCTGTACAACAGCGGCTTGGGCTGTAAATAATACAATAAAGGCAGCGAATGATGTCACCAACGAAATTCCAGCCTGTCCTGACTACAAGAATGGCGACAGCTGGGCTGCTCAGCCGCCCGCCCCGACGAAAGCAGTGGATGTGTTCTATGTTTATCCAACAATTTACTCCGACACTGCACCAAAAAACATGGATGTATTCAACGAGAAGCTCCGCTCCGATGTTCAAGGGCTATTAAAAGCACAGGCCGGTGTATATTCCGGTTCGGCTAATCTTTTCGCCCCATATTACAGACAGGTTTCCTTTGCCTGTCTTGACCCTGATGCAGACATGACCTTGAATCAGTACTTTCGAATTGGCGCAGACGACGTTCACCGCGCATTCGATTATTACATGTCTTTCCTTAATCAGGGGCGTCCATTTATTTTGGCTGGTCACAGTCAAGGGTCCATAGTCCTATTGGACCTGTTACGCGACAGATTCCACGATAAACAACTTCAAAAACAACTCGTGGCGGCATACCTGATCGGCTATTCCGTCACCGATCAGGATTTAAAAGACTACCCTTGGATCAAACCCGCCCGAAAAGCCAATGACACGGGCGTAGTGATCTCCTGGAACACTCAAGCTCCCGGAGCAACAGGATCCCCCGTATTACGATCGGGTGCAATTTGTATAAATCCCCTCAACTGGGTAACCGACGGGACTCCAGCCAACAAGAGCCTCAATCTCGGTGCAGTTTTTTTCAATGATTTCAAGGGCACGATTAAACGGGAGGTCCCACATTACACAGGCGCACAGGTCGACCCCAAAAACGGTGCATTAGTCACGACTCCACCGGAAAAAATGAATATAGGCAACTTCCCCAAAGGGGTCCTCCACAAATTCGACTACGCATTTTGGTTCCGCAACTTGGAGCAAAACGTCCAAGATCGTATTTCAGCATATTTACAGCAATAG
- a CDS encoding dienelactone hydrolase family protein, with product MLIILVTEIWGHTPHVDLMAEPLGRISNVVEVVDPYDGTDQQFANEEEAYSSFITRCGHDEYARRVSHAVSRATEPVFLVGFSAGAGAAWTTACERTKSTIQGALCFYGSSIRTMLDGVPSVPVEIISPEHEPHFDVQNMLHTLRDKPMTQCHTVPYSHGFMNPLSANYNHEGYVVWLKWIQNHLISLR from the coding sequence GTGTTGATTATTCTCGTCACGGAGATTTGGGGACACACTCCACATGTCGATTTAATGGCCGAGCCCCTTGGCCGTATCTCGAATGTGGTCGAAGTAGTTGATCCCTATGACGGAACCGACCAACAATTCGCCAACGAAGAGGAAGCATACTCCTCTTTCATCACACGATGTGGGCATGACGAATATGCCCGACGAGTATCGCACGCAGTTTCAAGAGCCACAGAACCAGTGTTTCTTGTGGGCTTCAGTGCCGGAGCCGGAGCGGCATGGACTACGGCCTGCGAAAGGACAAAAAGTACAATTCAAGGCGCCCTGTGCTTCTACGGGTCATCAATTCGCACCATGCTTGACGGGGTCCCCTCCGTGCCTGTCGAAATAATTTCCCCCGAGCATGAACCCCATTTCGACGTACAAAACATGCTTCACACGCTACGCGATAAACCAATGACGCAGTGCCACACCGTTCCTTATAGTCATGGTTTCATGAATCCATTGTCCGCCAATTATAATCATGAGGGTTATGTGGTCTGGTTAAAATGGATTCAAAACCATTTAATCTCATTACGTTAA
- a CDS encoding YciI family protein, translating into MFIVSLTYICDLTEIDRFLNEHVAYLKEEYTRGHFIASGRKNPRTGGIILAKAESRTELNTILEKDPFHREKLAKYDIQEFIPTMATEGLEALLEPQA; encoded by the coding sequence ATGTTTATTGTTTCATTGACTTATATTTGTGATCTCACTGAAATCGACCGTTTTCTGAATGAACACGTTGCCTACCTCAAAGAAGAATACACACGCGGTCATTTCATCGCATCAGGCCGCAAGAACCCCAGAACCGGCGGCATCATTCTCGCTAAAGCCGAATCCCGTACCGAACTCAATACCATCCTTGAAAAGGACCCATTCCACCGCGAAAAACTGGCAAAATACGACATTCAGGAGTTCATTCCAACCATGGCGACTGAAGGACTGGAAGCCCTGCTTGAACCGCAAGCTTAG
- a CDS encoding universal stress protein, which produces MSLSHTEIKKTKTVMKHILLATHGTPGARKAEKLARQWADQYGAKVTVLSIINEAWGDMTCDDWLNTSTTRNVFGSYVASEIAKEIDTVWDRLRTDFDGVELDFLSKGGKLDNVLAEAAVKVDADVAIMGAWQKEQAPGFRDRFENKRLHPQMPCPLVVAP; this is translated from the coding sequence ATGTCCCTCTCCCATACGGAGATCAAAAAAACGAAGACTGTCATGAAGCATATACTTCTCGCAACACACGGCACCCCCGGCGCACGCAAAGCTGAAAAGCTGGCCCGCCAATGGGCAGACCAGTACGGCGCAAAAGTCACCGTCCTTTCAATCATCAATGAAGCATGGGGCGATATGACCTGTGATGACTGGTTGAATACCTCCACCACGCGGAACGTGTTCGGCTCCTATGTAGCGAGTGAAATCGCCAAGGAAATCGATACGGTCTGGGACCGTCTGCGCACGGATTTCGACGGAGTGGAACTCGATTTTCTCAGCAAAGGCGGCAAGCTTGATAACGTGCTGGCCGAAGCCGCTGTCAAGGTTGATGCCGATGTAGCAATCATGGGTGCCTGGCAAAAAGAACAGGCCCCCGGCTTCAGAGACCGTTTTGAAAACAAGCGTCTGCATCCGCAGATGCCATGCCCACTGGTGGTGGCACCATGA
- a CDS encoding putative sulfate exporter family transporter, with protein sequence MAQATVGRPDNTPVWIISGILLAYGVLVSSGALTGLLTTFKVHKAMDLMQTMAFVGGGLGVATAMLRQARWNKPLNNFDTFVLETIPGILFIVALAMGIRWFAEPMVKLASSAMVPVLGFKLYKVLNLNYVVLGILVGIIITNSWGIPKFAAAGVKTARFVLKMGVILLGARYSFAELAKLGMVSVWMIGFFVLGTVFFVLFLGKVFKQPKTMTGVLSAGMGVCGVSATVACAPVVKAKCSEMAYTIGTILGFGILCMFAFPTIGKIAGMNATQFGAWAGTGILNSAQVAAACLAFNAVDIKTLKVGEIFNITRVLFLPVIVLVLATWFGKQSGQKLSFKEVVIDKFPIFIIGFLILFFMSSLGLFSPADHYKGKYLDFSYNERTEVTPEELTILKAAAVAGIQGLNKQESASLNDLVKQHQIAGNFDDRADKTKFDTVARERMAGLESMIARAKGGEVTISTDVKSALAHAIKQVHKKSKTIVTLTNAMIWFFAYGLIGLGMQITGKSLAQAGGWPLVMGGISGVAKATLSFIVVMYFVKDVVLH encoded by the coding sequence ATGGCTCAAGCAACTGTCGGACGTCCCGACAACACACCCGTATGGATCATCAGTGGTATTCTGCTGGCATACGGCGTTCTCGTTTCCTCGGGAGCACTGACCGGTCTTCTGACCACATTCAAAGTCCATAAAGCAATGGACCTGATGCAAACCATGGCTTTCGTAGGCGGCGGACTCGGTGTCGCCACTGCGATGCTCAGGCAAGCACGCTGGAATAAACCCCTCAACAACTTCGACACCTTTGTCCTGGAAACCATTCCGGGCATTCTGTTCATTGTGGCCTTGGCCATGGGCATCCGCTGGTTTGCAGAGCCGATGGTCAAACTCGCAAGTTCAGCCATGGTTCCGGTCCTCGGATTCAAGCTCTACAAGGTACTGAACCTGAACTACGTTGTCCTCGGGATTCTCGTAGGTATCATCATCACCAACAGCTGGGGTATCCCCAAGTTTGCAGCGGCAGGCGTCAAAACCGCCCGTTTCGTGTTGAAGATGGGTGTTATCCTGCTGGGTGCCCGTTACTCCTTTGCCGAACTGGCAAAGCTGGGCATGGTCTCCGTCTGGATGATCGGCTTCTTCGTTCTCGGTACAGTCTTCTTCGTCCTGTTCCTGGGTAAGGTTTTCAAACAGCCCAAAACCATGACCGGTGTTCTGTCCGCAGGCATGGGTGTTTGCGGCGTATCCGCAACCGTTGCCTGCGCCCCGGTCGTCAAAGCCAAATGCTCCGAGATGGCTTACACCATCGGTACCATCCTCGGTTTTGGTATCCTGTGCATGTTCGCCTTCCCGACCATTGGTAAGATCGCGGGCATGAACGCCACCCAGTTCGGCGCATGGGCCGGTACCGGTATCCTGAACTCCGCTCAGGTTGCCGCTGCCTGTCTCGCATTTAACGCCGTTGACATTAAAACCCTGAAAGTCGGTGAGATCTTCAACATCACCCGCGTCCTGTTCCTGCCCGTCATCGTCCTGGTGCTCGCCACCTGGTTTGGCAAACAGTCCGGTCAGAAGTTGAGCTTCAAGGAAGTTGTCATCGACAAGTTCCCCATCTTCATCATCGGCTTCCTGATCCTGTTCTTCATGTCTTCTTTGGGTCTGTTCTCACCGGCAGATCACTACAAGGGCAAATACCTCGACTTCAGCTACAACGAACGCACCGAAGTCACTCCTGAGGAGCTGACCATACTGAAAGCTGCAGCTGTCGCGGGTATTCAGGGACTTAACAAGCAGGAATCCGCATCGTTGAACGACCTTGTTAAACAGCATCAGATCGCCGGTAACTTCGATGATCGTGCCGACAAGACCAAGTTCGACACCGTGGCCCGTGAACGTATGGCCGGTCTGGAATCCATGATTGCCCGTGCAAAGGGTGGCGAAGTGACGATTTCCACAGATGTCAAATCCGCACTCGCACACGCAATCAAACAGGTTCACAAGAAATCCAAAACTATAGTTACCCTGACTAACGCGATGATCTGGTTCTTTGCTTACGGCCTCATCGGTCTCGGCATGCAGATCACAGGCAAATCCCTTGCTCAGGCAGGCGGCTGGCCGCTGGTCATGGGTGGTATCTCCGGCGTTGCCAAGGCGACTCTGTCCTTCATCGTCGTCATGTACTTCGTCAAGGACGTCGTCCTTCACTAA
- a CDS encoding linear amide C-N hydrolase has protein sequence MFRKTHIFALIILTLLLQTSPAVSCTRFIYTAGDNQVLTGRSMDWLEDLHTDLWAFSRGMERDGGVGKDSIKWTAKYGSVIASGYDAASADGMNEKGLVANLLYLAESEYGSLNNKPGLSVAAWVQYVLDNYATVSEAVDSLRKEPFRIVAAKLPNGSAPTLHLAISDPTGDSAIFEYIKGRLTIHHGKQFKVMTNSPIYDRQLALDDYWQEIGGLTMLPGTNRASDRYVRASFYVDALPKFKDNRMGVSAAFSVIRNVSVPIGITTPDHPNISTTIWRSVSDQKNLVYYYESAISPNIFWIDMKKIDFTSSQKPRKISLQKHPIFAGDVSGKFVPAEPFKWMAPEK, from the coding sequence ATGTTTCGAAAAACGCACATATTCGCGCTTATAATTCTCACACTTTTGCTTCAGACGTCACCTGCCGTTTCCTGCACACGCTTCATCTATACGGCAGGCGACAATCAGGTTTTAACTGGCCGCTCCATGGACTGGCTGGAAGATCTGCACACTGATCTATGGGCGTTTTCTCGCGGCATGGAACGCGACGGTGGCGTGGGTAAAGACTCCATCAAATGGACAGCGAAATACGGCAGTGTCATTGCCTCCGGGTACGACGCAGCCTCGGCAGACGGCATGAATGAAAAAGGTCTGGTCGCCAACCTGCTTTATCTTGCTGAATCCGAATACGGTTCACTCAACAATAAACCAGGATTGTCAGTGGCCGCATGGGTGCAATACGTGCTTGATAATTACGCCACGGTCAGCGAAGCCGTGGACTCACTGCGCAAAGAACCATTTCGCATTGTAGCTGCCAAGCTCCCCAACGGCTCTGCTCCGACTCTGCATCTGGCCATTTCCGACCCGACCGGCGATTCCGCCATTTTCGAATATATCAAGGGTAGACTAACCATTCATCACGGCAAACAGTTCAAGGTCATGACCAACTCTCCAATATATGACAGACAACTTGCACTGGATGATTATTGGCAGGAAATAGGTGGCCTGACCATGCTCCCCGGCACCAACAGGGCCAGTGATCGATACGTCCGCGCCAGTTTTTATGTCGACGCCCTGCCCAAGTTCAAGGACAACCGCATGGGCGTATCCGCTGCGTTCAGTGTCATCCGAAACGTCTCTGTTCCCATCGGCATCACCACCCCGGATCATCCGAACATTTCCACCACTATCTGGCGCTCTGTCTCAGACCAAAAAAATCTTGTTTATTATTATGAGTCTGCCATCTCTCCCAACATATTCTGGATCGACATGAAGAAAATCGATTTCACTTCGTCCCAGAAGCCTCGAAAAATAAGCCTGCAAAAACACCCGATCTTCGCTGGCGATGTGTCTGGTAAATTTGTTCCGGCAGAACCTTTCAAGTGGATGGCTCCCGAAAAATAA